Proteins encoded by one window of Cuniculiplasma divulgatum:
- a CDS encoding tyrosine--tRNA ligase gives MLNLDKSLFEEIVTESEFESLEKNCKGYHGVEPSGIPHIGHILVIGTRIKAMMRAGIRMQILLADWHAMVNDKLGGDLERIRQSGEILKKAYEIELGDLKPEFVWASDLIDKSSYMEGIIRTAKQTTLSRLKRALPIMGRDESDAESDFSKYLYPVMQVNDIFELDLDVALGGMDQRHAHMLARDIAEKMNRKKVVSMHSPLLGSLKGTGRMDNFKKMSKSDPDSAILMTDSEEDVKRKIKNSFCPMGIAEGNPVMDIMKIIIFPSMKEVTIHRPEKKGGDITFTDFISLESTYKSGAIHPMDLKESVTDNLSKMMKPFAVLRDYLEK, from the coding sequence TTGTTAAATCTTGACAAATCCCTTTTTGAAGAAATAGTAACCGAGAGTGAGTTTGAAAGCCTCGAGAAAAACTGTAAAGGATACCATGGTGTGGAACCTTCAGGAATACCCCATATAGGACATATTCTGGTTATTGGTACCAGAATCAAGGCAATGATGAGAGCCGGTATCAGGATGCAGATATTACTGGCAGACTGGCATGCCATGGTAAATGATAAGCTGGGTGGCGATCTGGAACGTATAAGGCAGAGTGGAGAGATTCTTAAAAAAGCATACGAAATTGAACTAGGAGATTTGAAACCAGAATTTGTATGGGCATCGGATCTGATAGATAAGAGCAGCTACATGGAGGGTATAATTCGCACTGCTAAGCAAACAACTCTCTCAAGACTGAAACGAGCTCTTCCAATAATGGGAAGGGATGAATCTGACGCTGAATCAGATTTCAGCAAATATCTATATCCTGTAATGCAGGTAAATGATATTTTTGAATTAGATCTCGATGTTGCTTTGGGAGGCATGGATCAAAGGCACGCCCATATGCTGGCCAGGGACATTGCAGAAAAAATGAACAGAAAGAAGGTTGTTTCAATGCACTCTCCACTTCTGGGAAGCCTGAAGGGAACTGGAAGAATGGATAATTTCAAGAAGATGTCGAAAAGTGATCCTGACAGTGCCATCCTCATGACTGATTCAGAAGAAGACGTTAAAAGAAAAATAAAAAATTCATTTTGCCCCATGGGAATAGCTGAAGGAAACCCGGTAATGGATATCATGAAGATAATCATATTTCCTTCAATGAAAGAGGTAACAATACATAGACCTGAGAAAAAAGGGGGAGATATAACATTTACAGATTTCATTTCGCTTGAATCCACATATAAATCGGGAGCGATACACCCAATGGACCTTAAAGAATCCGTGACAGATAACCTGTCTAAAATGATGAAGCCCTTTGCAGTGTTGAGAGATTATTTAGAAAAATGA
- a CDS encoding CRISPR-associated protein Cas4 produces MLLPVYFIIPFIGLLIILVFYFVRAKRRMDYYEMPKGRFVYGDMKSEGQILVSKRYGLSGKPDRVIENGGQIIPYEYKSSNIGGQPWEPHIIQMGVYFIILQELYPEHMIQYGVIKYRNRSFYVNNSSELKDRVLARAQLIRRMRGVPNRNHDNPGRCLNCKYRSICRERLR; encoded by the coding sequence ATGTTGCTTCCTGTCTATTTTATTATCCCATTTATTGGCCTTCTGATAATACTTGTTTTTTATTTTGTCAGGGCAAAAAGGAGAATGGACTATTATGAAATGCCAAAGGGAAGATTTGTTTACGGAGACATGAAATCTGAAGGACAAATTCTAGTTTCTAAAAGGTATGGTCTGTCAGGTAAACCGGACAGAGTAATAGAAAACGGTGGACAGATAATTCCATACGAGTATAAGAGCAGCAATATAGGGGGTCAGCCATGGGAACCACATATAATTCAGATGGGAGTTTATTTCATAATACTCCAGGAACTCTATCCCGAACATATGATCCAGTACGGTGTTATAAAATACAGAAATAGGTCATTCTATGTAAATAATAGTAGTGAATTGAAGGATAGGGTACTGGCGAGAGCTCAGCTTATAAGGAGAATGAGAGGCGTTCCAAACAGAAACCACGATAATCCTGGAAGATGCCTTAATTGCAAGTACAGGAGTATATGTAGAGAAAGATTAAGATAG
- the smc gene encoding chromosome segregation protein SMC: protein MRLYSLEIKNFKSFCHKGMKIDFRPGLSMIAGPNGSGKSNIGDSLLFVLGTRSSKTVRADKLDDLIHNPANGDKKVSRAEVKAVFVEDRDDESFETVEISRTIEENGSEINSTYFINGKRSKHSEVDRFLENIGIQLDSYSFVLQGDINKFIYVSGNERRKLLESIAGIDAYNMRINSAKEKIDEIDKTILASETLRTEIEENIAVIEKEAEKLREYKKLNSDIVDLRATALSIQIRGIEIDLSGHQQSMEESEKKIADIKAILDDLDKEREVLAQKRMEIEKGIGEKIQKELESIRKGIESKKLERARSEISASNINISIDKERALIETNTGKIEEIDEEIDNLAKGFNELMKREEELKYRETSLRAQINQKIELQRNKTEEYRKATDELTVIEKQLKENSTITEKIRREESEESKKFKGLETKLGIKEENLTNEKYRLSETQWQLNQIKKDEGGNRSKNESLSKKYYELQSQIKELERERTETRSKMDNLGKEVERMRSEMGSRGFANKSISAIMEAKARGAISGIHRSIGELISYDEKYALAVEAAAGGRLNSIVVDNEDVAQDCIELLREKKLGRVTFIPLNKILPGRPRGKALTIIQQDRTTSLLSQQVKCQDVYANAIWYTFQDTVLVDSAEIAKKYMTGVRIVTLDGDIFEASGAISGGFMNRSRTTFNFSELDSKEKLLEDLRERFNSLDHDIRNLRQEYDDISKQLMDISKSGGEGKGKSDSLEAQLKESQKIRESLELEIQTLKIELKNSSASLEKLQELITKEEEKKASLEKRKNELYMIIGDNKEEGNDLSELQKELEKISNEQTSTMSIKSSNQTTMKKISERKSELMMENDNLIKNINAETTEKDRIEEEIAKFGNEIGRLEEEEEKLNENNRKIIQGLKEIERQLSDISQKSAGLESDMKNNENAVLTSKIKIQNFNEKLSALKEELRQNGGNVIIDYSSAQKANSEIAIRMAKLQEIGAVNQLAEEDLKRDMQRKENLVEKIDILKREVDSLIKLMAELEEVKTRVLLDLYGKVKIEMREIFKRLTRGGDVDMYLSDESNPLESELLIKAKPKGTTYTKLQSLSGGEKSLVALSFIVAVQRIKPSPIYFLDEIDMFLDGTNAEAMGELLRENSNTSQIIMISLKNAMSKFANSLFGVTMNKAAGCTEIFSKSFGGE, encoded by the coding sequence TTGAGACTATACAGTTTAGAAATTAAAAACTTTAAATCTTTCTGCCATAAGGGAATGAAGATAGATTTTAGGCCAGGATTAAGCATGATAGCAGGTCCTAACGGCAGTGGGAAGAGCAATATAGGTGATTCACTCCTGTTCGTACTAGGTACAAGATCATCTAAAACCGTGAGGGCTGATAAACTAGATGATTTAATACATAACCCGGCCAATGGGGATAAAAAAGTGTCCAGAGCAGAGGTCAAAGCAGTATTCGTGGAAGATAGGGATGATGAATCTTTTGAAACAGTGGAAATATCTAGAACTATTGAAGAGAATGGTAGTGAAATAAACAGTACATATTTTATAAATGGTAAGAGATCAAAACACAGTGAAGTTGACAGATTTTTGGAGAATATCGGAATTCAGCTGGATTCCTATAGTTTTGTTCTCCAGGGTGACATAAATAAATTTATTTACGTAAGTGGAAATGAAAGAAGAAAGTTGCTTGAGTCCATAGCAGGAATAGACGCATATAATATGAGGATAAATTCTGCAAAAGAAAAGATCGATGAGATCGATAAAACAATACTTGCCTCTGAAACACTGCGAACAGAGATTGAAGAAAACATTGCAGTCATAGAAAAGGAAGCCGAAAAACTGAGAGAATATAAGAAACTAAACAGCGATATTGTGGATTTAAGAGCTACTGCCTTATCTATACAGATTCGTGGAATAGAGATAGATCTCAGCGGTCATCAGCAATCCATGGAAGAGAGTGAAAAGAAAATTGCTGATATAAAAGCTATACTGGATGATCTGGATAAAGAACGTGAAGTTCTTGCACAAAAGAGGATGGAGATTGAGAAAGGAATCGGAGAAAAGATTCAGAAAGAGCTTGAAAGTATTAGAAAGGGAATAGAATCCAAAAAATTAGAAAGAGCAAGATCGGAAATAAGTGCTTCAAACATTAACATCAGCATAGACAAAGAACGGGCTCTGATCGAAACGAATACAGGTAAGATTGAGGAAATAGATGAGGAAATAGACAATCTTGCAAAAGGATTTAATGAACTGATGAAGAGAGAAGAAGAATTAAAGTATAGGGAAACTTCTCTCAGAGCCCAGATAAATCAAAAGATAGAGCTTCAAAGAAATAAAACTGAAGAATACAGGAAGGCAACCGATGAGTTAACAGTTATAGAAAAACAACTTAAAGAGAATTCCACTATTACGGAAAAAATAAGAAGAGAGGAGTCTGAGGAGTCAAAAAAATTCAAAGGGCTTGAGACAAAACTGGGTATTAAGGAAGAGAATCTTACCAATGAAAAATACAGGTTATCGGAAACTCAGTGGCAGTTAAACCAGATCAAAAAGGATGAAGGTGGAAACAGATCTAAAAACGAATCCCTAAGCAAAAAATATTATGAACTTCAGTCCCAGATCAAAGAATTGGAGAGAGAAAGAACAGAAACAAGGTCTAAAATGGATAACCTTGGGAAGGAAGTTGAAAGAATGAGATCCGAAATGGGATCAAGGGGTTTTGCCAATAAGTCCATTTCCGCAATTATGGAAGCGAAGGCAAGAGGAGCTATTTCAGGAATTCACCGATCCATAGGAGAACTTATAAGTTATGACGAAAAGTATGCACTGGCTGTAGAGGCAGCAGCTGGAGGAAGACTGAACTCTATAGTAGTTGATAATGAGGATGTTGCACAGGATTGCATAGAATTATTAAGAGAAAAGAAACTGGGGCGAGTAACCTTCATTCCACTAAATAAGATCTTACCGGGGAGGCCAAGAGGGAAAGCACTCACTATTATTCAACAGGATCGAACGACCTCTCTATTGAGCCAGCAGGTCAAGTGTCAGGATGTTTATGCAAATGCAATCTGGTATACCTTTCAGGACACTGTTCTTGTGGATAGTGCAGAAATTGCAAAGAAATATATGACAGGGGTCAGAATTGTTACTCTTGATGGTGACATATTTGAAGCTAGTGGTGCCATATCTGGCGGTTTCATGAATCGTAGCAGAACAACTTTTAACTTTTCTGAACTTGATAGCAAGGAAAAACTACTTGAAGATCTTAGAGAAAGATTTAACAGTCTTGATCATGACATTAGAAATTTAAGACAGGAATATGACGACATTTCGAAACAATTGATGGACATATCAAAGAGCGGTGGTGAGGGAAAAGGGAAGTCTGATTCGCTTGAAGCCCAGTTGAAAGAAAGCCAGAAGATCAGAGAATCACTTGAACTTGAAATTCAGACCCTTAAAATAGAACTGAAAAATAGTTCTGCTTCACTGGAAAAACTTCAGGAACTCATAACAAAAGAGGAGGAGAAAAAAGCCTCTCTTGAGAAGAGAAAGAATGAACTGTATATGATCATAGGAGACAATAAGGAGGAAGGAAATGATCTATCCGAGTTGCAAAAAGAACTTGAAAAAATCAGTAACGAACAGACCTCAACAATGTCAATTAAATCTAGCAATCAGACGACAATGAAGAAAATTTCAGAACGAAAGTCGGAATTGATGATGGAAAACGATAATCTTATAAAAAATATAAATGCAGAAACCACAGAAAAGGATAGAATTGAAGAAGAAATCGCGAAATTCGGAAATGAAATAGGAAGACTTGAAGAGGAAGAGGAAAAGCTCAATGAAAATAACAGAAAAATTATTCAGGGATTGAAGGAAATTGAGCGGCAGCTATCAGATATCAGCCAGAAGAGTGCAGGATTGGAATCGGACATGAAGAACAATGAAAATGCTGTGCTTACCTCAAAGATAAAGATACAGAATTTCAATGAGAAGTTGTCAGCCCTTAAAGAAGAACTCAGGCAAAATGGGGGCAATGTAATTATTGATTATTCAAGTGCGCAGAAAGCAAATAGTGAAATTGCCATAAGAATGGCAAAATTGCAGGAAATAGGTGCAGTCAATCAGCTAGCTGAGGAAGATCTCAAAAGGGATATGCAAAGAAAAGAAAACCTTGTTGAAAAAATAGATATTCTAAAAAGAGAGGTTGATTCCCTTATCAAATTAATGGCCGAACTTGAAGAAGTGAAGACAAGAGTACTTTTAGACCTCTATGGAAAGGTAAAGATTGAGATGAGGGAAATCTTCAAAAGGTTGACAAGAGGTGGTGACGTGGATATGTATCTTTCAGATGAATCTAATCCACTGGAATCCGAGTTATTGATCAAGGCAAAACCCAAAGGAACTACGTACACAAAGCTGCAATCTCTCAGCGGTGGAGAGAAGAGTCTTGTTGCACTCTCCTTTATCGTAGCGGTTCAGAGAATTAAACCCTCACCAATTTATTTTCTGGATGAAATTGACATGTTCCTTGATGGAACAAACGCTGAGGCAATGGGTGAGTTGTTAAGGGAAAATTCAAATACTTCACAGATCATTATGATATCGTTGAAAAATGCCATGAGTAAGTTTGCGAACTCTCTGTTTGGAGTAACCATGAACAAAGCAGCGGGCTGTACGGAAATTTTTTCGAAAAGCTTTGGAGGTGAATAG
- a CDS encoding DUF1453 family protein — protein MMNLYIVYTLYFVFVSAFTTQNSNSGSDVYSYILLIAIFGLIIYRRIKRGINGRPYSFRRIITTPIIYSLLLVYFLAVLYSFIIYDFIALILIIPGFIVGDRIGSLSTVYWEGKVLMYKRSTMVLFLTLMLYFIRIVLEFVVNTTNIYLLTAVNASLALSLGILIGEFLHLKTSARELLLNQTRNEGINNA, from the coding sequence ATGATGAATTTATATATTGTATATACATTATATTTTGTGTTTGTATCAGCATTTACAACTCAGAACTCAAACTCAGGTAGTGATGTTTATAGTTATATACTATTGATCGCTATTTTCGGACTAATTATTTACAGAAGAATCAAAAGAGGAATTAATGGTAGACCGTATTCATTCCGTAGAATCATAACTACACCTATAATTTACTCACTTTTACTGGTATATTTTTTGGCAGTCCTGTATTCATTTATTATTTATGATTTCATAGCGCTAATTTTAATCATTCCTGGATTTATAGTTGGTGATAGGATAGGATCATTATCAACGGTATACTGGGAGGGAAAAGTATTAATGTACAAAAGATCAACAATGGTGCTATTCCTAACTTTAATGCTGTATTTTATAAGAATTGTTCTTGAGTTTGTTGTTAATACAACAAATATTTATCTCCTGACTGCAGTCAACGCAAGTTTGGCTTTATCACTGGGAATCCTCATAGGTGAATTCCTGCACCTTAAGACATCTGCCAGAGAACTCCTTCTAAATCAAACCAGAAATGAGGGGATTAACAATGCATAA
- the rnz gene encoding ribonuclease Z, with product MVSSFKVTFLGSGGSWPFPGRSLPAVVVQLDDFVCMFDCGEGTQKQIMKSGISFMKIDSIFISHFHGDHFLGILGLIQSMSFNGREKPLKVYGPPGAISVLTRAFNVGYYSLGFEILINEIPFGGKLQTEFFTIETIKADHPVPAISYKLTETDLIKIDPEKVKKLGIESNKIEKLRDLGELNINGRIVKLEEVSAGIRRGRVLVYSGDTRPNKEMINFARGADVLIHETTTDSSLEPKVNEFGHSSSRQAAEIAKEAEVKSFYLYHYSPRIDDPEVLLREARGIFQNSFLSKELLSFDVAKGETIYQNL from the coding sequence ATGGTATCATCTTTCAAGGTTACATTTCTCGGGAGTGGGGGTTCCTGGCCCTTTCCCGGAAGATCATTACCTGCAGTTGTAGTTCAGTTAGATGATTTTGTATGCATGTTTGACTGTGGTGAGGGAACCCAAAAACAGATAATGAAAAGCGGAATTTCTTTCATGAAAATAGATAGCATATTCATATCTCATTTTCACGGAGATCATTTTCTTGGTATACTCGGTCTTATTCAGAGTATGTCATTTAACGGTAGGGAAAAGCCGTTAAAGGTTTATGGTCCACCGGGGGCAATTTCAGTTCTCACAAGGGCATTCAATGTTGGTTATTACTCTCTTGGATTTGAAATTCTCATTAATGAGATACCTTTTGGGGGAAAGCTTCAGACTGAATTTTTCACCATTGAAACAATCAAAGCAGATCACCCGGTTCCTGCAATATCATATAAACTTACTGAAACTGATCTTATTAAAATAGACCCTGAAAAGGTTAAAAAACTGGGAATTGAATCAAATAAAATAGAAAAACTACGGGACCTCGGGGAATTAAACATTAATGGAAGGATTGTTAAGTTAGAAGAGGTTTCAGCAGGGATAAGGAGAGGCAGGGTTCTGGTATATTCTGGAGATACAAGACCAAACAAAGAAATGATAAACTTTGCAAGAGGAGCTGATGTATTAATACACGAGACAACAACAGATTCTTCTCTGGAACCTAAGGTGAATGAATTCGGACATTCGTCCTCAAGACAGGCTGCAGAAATAGCAAAAGAAGCAGAAGTAAAGAGTTTTTATCTTTATCATTACAGCCCACGGATTGATGATCCAGAGGTTTTGTTGAGGGAGGCAAGGGGAATATTTCAGAATTCGTTTCTTTCAAAGGAACTTTTATCTTTTGATGTGGCAAAGGGCGAGACTATTTACCAGAATCTCTGA
- a CDS encoding purine-cytosine permease family protein gives MTELRDETLLGTLETGQRTMKPNALFYLWFGSNLTVADFALGVLVESYGLTVYYTILALLIANIFGGLLVAFMSHLGPTSGMGQMEISKKSFGKGGGKIFSLLQFMNTIGWLSVNLIISSRALQFILSSQDSYSPSFLGINLLEVISLIIVMILIVVTIIFGHKSIKTFEKLMSVILGVLFVILTYSIIVSPSRYISAYTGTFSLISFASIIMLSFSYIMSWGPYAADYSRYIQKSQYSSLKAFIYTFAGTALASFLVELIGFYVGVDLGLSGIFSNHLFVPLLGGFWILGSLTLFLGGLAANSLNLYSNLMSIRSLGFKNGRNYIILAIGVLTVSMGFIFYNTFSSYFEGFLYVLDYWITPWIGVMIAEFFLVRRKESFNSNINWNPIIAYLLSIIISIPFMDTIQYYFGIHIPFYSATSGVDFSYVISFFISIILTYVFETKISGKVRQRMTQIRTVRDSGK, from the coding sequence ATGACAGAGTTAAGAGATGAAACACTTCTCGGAACGCTTGAAACTGGGCAGAGAACCATGAAGCCGAATGCCCTCTTTTACCTATGGTTCGGCTCAAATCTTACTGTGGCTGATTTTGCACTTGGAGTGCTTGTAGAATCTTACGGACTTACTGTTTACTATACAATTCTGGCACTATTAATAGCAAATATTTTTGGAGGCTTACTGGTTGCGTTTATGAGTCATCTCGGTCCAACAAGTGGAATGGGGCAGATGGAAATATCAAAAAAATCTTTTGGAAAGGGGGGTGGAAAAATATTTTCTCTGCTTCAGTTTATGAATACAATTGGTTGGTTGTCCGTAAATCTTATTATATCATCAAGAGCACTTCAGTTTATTCTCAGTTCACAGGACTCTTATAGCCCAAGCTTCCTTGGTATAAATCTTCTAGAAGTTATATCTTTGATTATTGTAATGATCTTAATAGTTGTGACAATAATATTTGGTCATAAGTCCATAAAAACATTCGAGAAGTTAATGTCAGTGATTCTTGGAGTTTTATTTGTAATTTTAACATACTCAATCATTGTGAGTCCATCAAGGTACATCTCTGCTTATACGGGAACTTTTTCCTTAATATCATTCGCTTCTATAATCATGCTATCTTTCTCATACATAATGTCCTGGGGGCCCTATGCAGCGGATTATTCAAGATATATTCAAAAGAGTCAATATTCATCACTAAAGGCTTTCATATATACATTTGCAGGTACAGCATTAGCATCATTTCTGGTAGAACTTATAGGTTTTTACGTGGGCGTTGACCTTGGCTTAAGTGGTATCTTTTCGAACCATCTGTTCGTACCACTTCTTGGTGGATTCTGGATACTTGGATCGCTTACCCTATTTCTTGGTGGTCTTGCAGCAAATTCACTGAATTTATATTCCAACCTTATGTCGATCAGGTCACTTGGCTTTAAAAATGGGAGAAATTATATCATTCTTGCTATAGGAGTGCTTACTGTTTCTATGGGTTTTATCTTTTACAATACATTCTCCTCATATTTTGAAGGATTCCTGTACGTTCTTGATTATTGGATAACACCCTGGATTGGGGTAATGATAGCTGAATTCTTCCTTGTTAGGAGAAAGGAAAGCTTCAACTCAAACATAAACTGGAATCCCATCATTGCCTACCTGCTTTCAATAATCATATCTATTCCATTCATGGATACTATACAGTATTATTTTGGCATACACATACCATTTTATTCCGCTACCTCAGGTGTTGACTTCAGCTATGTAATTTCGTTCTTTATCTCAATCATTCTAACCTATGTCTTTGAAACTAAAATTTCTGGTAAGGTGAGACAGCGCATGACTCAAATCAGAACAGTCAGAGATTCTGGTAAATAG
- a CDS encoding SMC-Scp complex subunit ScpB, whose amino-acid sequence MDIQRKIEAILFATEEPVGIMEISSILLEDQNIIRKELRRLMKDYSARETCITISNVGKKYRMVLKNEYSDLVKGVAKPELSPEQIRLLTLILNNDRTMKGEVKEKFKMQSDFLIHSLKRTGFIKSIKYRNTEIYELTNKFYKYFNMEKNKIQKKGNDDGSEMKDE is encoded by the coding sequence GTGGATATTCAAAGAAAGATAGAGGCTATCCTATTCGCGACAGAAGAGCCTGTGGGTATAATGGAGATATCATCCATCCTTCTAGAAGATCAGAACATTATAAGGAAAGAACTTAGAAGATTGATGAAGGATTACAGTGCGAGAGAAACCTGCATAACCATAAGTAATGTAGGAAAAAAATATAGAATGGTACTTAAAAATGAATATTCAGATCTGGTAAAAGGAGTAGCAAAACCAGAGTTGTCCCCTGAGCAGATCAGGTTGTTAACCCTAATACTAAACAATGACAGGACAATGAAAGGGGAAGTGAAGGAGAAGTTCAAAATGCAAAGTGACTTCTTAATACACTCGCTGAAAAGAACAGGATTTATTAAGTCAATTAAATACCGAAATACAGAAATCTACGAATTAACTAATAAATTCTATAAATATTTTAACATGGAAAAAAATAAGATCCAGAAGAAAGGGAATGATGATGGAAGTGAAATGAAGGATGAGTGA
- the purD gene encoding phosphoribosylamine--glycine ligase yields MSERIAIVGGGGREDALARRLFQDGAEPISIMPNDNPSIRSISSESLVTKSLDTDMITRYIIDKKPDLVYVSPDGYLETNLVDKLEYNKIKVASPTSASFQIESSKIFMRQLMKRYGIPGNLKYEVLDNEYDIQKLLSNTSLEFAIKPSGLTGGKGVKITDQHFNSRAEAIGYAQEVFRRDKKVLIEEAVYGEEFSMQLFTDGVNSIFAPVAQDYKRLYENDLGPNTGGMGSITDIELKLPFMRPGIYERAKDISRRFVEALFQDGLLFRGVLYVQFMQTKDDLKVIEVNGRLADPEGMNIVTLMEGDSVDLLFKIADADLKNSKITFRRKASALKYLVPKGYGINPQPGILSVNTSDLPDHVHIFYSSVEGELDEVKMSNSRAIAIMTEADSIPEASSMVELNLWRIKGDYYMRHDIGTLESINKKIETAKTGNYKFIH; encoded by the coding sequence ATGAGTGAAAGAATTGCAATTGTAGGTGGTGGTGGAAGGGAGGATGCACTCGCTCGAAGGTTGTTTCAGGATGGAGCTGAACCCATATCCATAATGCCAAACGATAATCCGTCCATAAGGTCAATAAGCAGCGAGTCCCTGGTAACGAAATCCTTGGACACTGATATGATAACAAGATATATAATAGATAAGAAACCAGATCTCGTATATGTGAGTCCAGATGGGTATCTCGAAACAAATCTTGTTGATAAGCTTGAATATAACAAAATTAAGGTCGCAAGTCCAACCTCAGCATCATTCCAGATTGAAAGTTCAAAAATCTTCATGAGACAGCTGATGAAGAGGTATGGGATTCCTGGAAACCTGAAGTATGAGGTTTTAGATAATGAATACGATATTCAGAAATTGCTATCTAACACAAGTCTCGAATTTGCTATCAAGCCCTCTGGATTAACGGGAGGAAAAGGAGTAAAGATAACTGATCAGCATTTCAACAGCAGAGCAGAGGCAATAGGATATGCTCAGGAAGTTTTTCGCAGGGACAAGAAGGTACTTATTGAAGAGGCTGTATACGGTGAAGAATTCTCAATGCAACTGTTTACGGATGGTGTAAATTCCATATTTGCTCCAGTAGCACAGGACTACAAGAGGTTATATGAGAATGATCTGGGACCTAATACAGGAGGAATGGGTTCAATAACGGATATAGAACTTAAGCTTCCTTTCATGAGGCCTGGAATTTATGAAAGGGCAAAAGATATTTCCAGAAGATTTGTAGAAGCACTTTTTCAGGATGGATTGCTTTTCCGGGGCGTTCTATATGTTCAATTTATGCAGACAAAGGACGATCTAAAGGTGATAGAAGTCAATGGTAGGCTTGCTGACCCAGAGGGAATGAACATAGTCACACTTATGGAGGGTGATTCAGTTGATTTATTGTTTAAGATAGCTGATGCTGATCTAAAGAACTCAAAGATTACATTCCGGAGGAAGGCCTCTGCACTAAAATATCTTGTTCCAAAGGGCTACGGTATTAACCCACAACCAGGCATTTTGAGCGTAAATACCAGTGATCTTCCGGATCATGTTCATATATTCTATTCATCGGTTGAAGGGGAACTCGATGAGGTTAAGATGTCAAATTCTCGTGCTATAGCCATAATGACAGAAGCCGATTCAATACCCGAAGCCTCAAGCATGGTGGAGCTAAACCTGTGGAGGATAAAAGGAGATTATTACATGAGGCATGATATAGGTACTCTGGAATCAATTAATAAAAAGATAGAAACCGCAAAAACCGGAAATTACAAATTCATTCATTGA
- a CDS encoding EF-Tu/IF-2/RF-3 family GTPase, whose translation MSDLKLFAYDLEDFIKSIVKKHTESDITIYGRKDEKGNITLFSPLRYPDKISSLTDSMTLSDYCLINGRKFDGFLGENIICADLMNKKNGLFVIDSFTDTEKLNNIIKGSNLKNYRMYDGNAMDMLETLDRNALNLNKEGDVKVIIDHFFKVKSVGTVILGFVLNGTLKKHQTLYLNPAGVQVQVRSIQMNDVDFDEAPAGSRVGIALKNADIESIDRGATLTVEKEIPLKEITGKIQFHRAVPDEVRKDGEVFVSGHFIYSRGIMENGKITMDKPVLPWGDYILIKPNAKPRVIGRIDRFNE comes from the coding sequence ATGAGTGATTTGAAACTTTTTGCATATGATCTTGAAGATTTTATTAAGAGTATAGTGAAAAAGCACACTGAAAGTGATATAACAATTTATGGAAGAAAGGACGAGAAAGGAAATATAACACTGTTTTCCCCTTTAAGATACCCAGATAAAATTTCTTCCCTTACGGATAGTATGACACTTTCAGATTACTGCCTCATAAATGGCAGGAAATTTGATGGATTTCTCGGTGAAAATATAATATGTGCTGATCTTATGAATAAAAAAAATGGATTATTCGTGATTGATTCTTTCACTGATACTGAAAAACTGAATAACATCATAAAGGGCTCAAATCTCAAAAATTACAGAATGTATGATGGGAATGCCATGGATATGCTAGAAACCCTTGATAGAAATGCTTTGAATCTGAATAAAGAAGGTGATGTGAAGGTTATAATAGATCACTTCTTTAAAGTCAAAAGTGTAGGAACAGTGATTTTAGGATTTGTACTAAATGGAACCTTAAAAAAGCATCAAACACTTTATCTAAACCCTGCTGGAGTCCAGGTTCAGGTGAGATCAATTCAGATGAATGACGTTGATTTTGATGAGGCTCCAGCGGGATCAAGAGTTGGGATAGCATTGAAAAATGCAGATATTGAATCCATAGACAGGGGAGCAACGCTTACTGTGGAAAAGGAAATTCCACTGAAGGAAATAACTGGAAAAATACAGTTCCACAGGGCAGTACCAGATGAAGTCAGGAAGGATGGGGAAGTATTTGTTTCGGGTCATTTTATCTACTCCCGTGGTATTATGGAAAATGGAAAAATTACAATGGATAAGCCAGTACTTCCATGGGGAGATTATATCCTGATTAAGCCCAATGCAAAACCGAGGGTCATTGGAAGGATAGATAGATTCAATGAATGA